A section of the Oscillospiraceae bacterium genome encodes:
- a CDS encoding ATP-binding protein — MALDPVCLGQARVLLAQNKAAAGVRLSARRAEIYETQPAVQAIDDEMRAGLLRAVRDTLSGEEAALERCRARNLSLRARRDALLAAGGYPPDALDDRPACTLCGDTGATADGRLCDCLRRLCIREQRRVLSEKLDIVGQTFAVFDLQRFPAETDPSHGLSPRNHMGIMREYCVKYVERFGPDSPNLLFRGGAGLGKTFLCACIAGALCERGHWVLCETAAGAFALMEAQKFARDENAGEEVRRLLHCDLLILDDVGAEFATPFAQSAFHQILSARLGAGRQTLLVSGLTEEELRSRYTPQITSRLEAFELLPFFGADLRKHRA, encoded by the coding sequence ATGGCGTTGGATCCTGTCTGTCTGGGGCAGGCGCGGGTGTTGTTGGCACAGAATAAGGCCGCCGCCGGGGTCCGTCTCTCCGCGCGCCGCGCCGAGATCTACGAGACGCAGCCCGCCGTGCAGGCCATCGACGATGAGATGCGCGCCGGGCTGCTGCGCGCCGTGCGCGACACTCTGTCCGGCGAGGAAGCCGCTCTGGAGCGCTGTCGGGCGCGCAACCTCTCCCTGCGTGCGCGGCGGGACGCGCTGTTGGCGGCGGGCGGCTATCCGCCGGACGCGCTGGACGACCGGCCCGCCTGTACGCTGTGCGGCGACACGGGCGCCACGGCCGACGGGCGGCTGTGCGACTGTCTGCGCCGGCTGTGCATCCGTGAACAGCGGCGTGTGCTGTCCGAGAAGCTGGATATCGTGGGGCAGACTTTCGCCGTCTTCGACCTCCAGCGCTTCCCCGCGGAGACAGATCCGTCCCATGGCCTGTCCCCGCGGAACCACATGGGCATCATGCGTGAATACTGCGTCAAATATGTCGAACGGTTTGGCCCCGACTCTCCAAATCTGCTGTTTCGCGGCGGCGCGGGGCTTGGGAAGACGTTTTTATGCGCCTGCATCGCCGGGGCGCTCTGCGAGCGCGGGCACTGGGTGCTCTGCGAGACGGCCGCGGGCGCGTTTGCCCTGATGGAGGCGCAGAAGTTTGCCCGGGACGAAAACGCGGGGGAGGAGGTGCGGCGTCTGCTGCACTGCGACCTGCTGATCCTGGACGATGTGGGCGCCGAATTTGCCACCCCTTTCGCGCAGTCGGCGTTTCATCAGATACTCAGCGCCCGCCTCGGCGCCGGTCGCCAGACTCTTCTCGTCTCCGGTCTCACCGAAGAGGAACTGCGCAGCCGCTACACCCCCCAGATCACCTCCCGCCTGGAAGCCTTCGAACTCCTCCCCTTCTTCGGCGCGGACCTGCGGAAACACCGGGCGTGA